In the genome of Amblyomma americanum isolate KBUSLIRL-KWMA unplaced genomic scaffold, ASM5285725v1 scaffold_22, whole genome shotgun sequence, the window TTGTAGAAAAATTTGACGTTTAAGAAACTTTCAGACCACTTAGGAGACAACACCAGGAATTCGCACGCTGTACTGTTGAAATGGAAATACGCACCAACTACATTTATGGATTTCGATAAGTTGCACGGCGTGCCTCGGAAGTTCTCGGAAGGTTTTtctaaaggatactcgacaatagaccatattcacactatcagtcaggtgacaAAGAAAAACGCAGATTAGAACCtaccccatatatatatatatatatatatatatatatatatatatatatatatatatatatatatatatatatatatatatatatatatatatatatatatatatataaattttttaGATTCAGAGTAAGCATTTGACTCAtttgaaacctcagcagtcatgccggcattgcagaatcagggtgttgAAGAGCATGTATAAATATACTTGAAGATACCTTTAACGGCTGAGTggtaccaaaatcgatgtccagccataATTGACCGGGCACAACACGATGGCGGCCCCTAAATTTGGCCCGGGTGGTTTACAAATTATGTTCCCGGCCACCACCGAAACTTCACCTCGGCCGATTTCGAACGAAATCGATGTCCAAACGTAACTGATCGATCACAACACGATGGCAATATCGAAATTTAGCCCGATCCACCTTCGTTTAGACCAAAATCACTGTCTAACAaatttagcagtggcttagctcggctatgccaggatatacgtagcgtgagcagcaatttcgctctccttctctaTGGCTATAccgcactggcaaacgccccgctatacgTATACCCCCattgatacctctgcgcatgcgcacaaaatttgAGGCGCTATCAAGCTGCTCCGGCGCACGCAGCGTCAGACTTGTCTAGTTCACAACGGAAGCGCACTgatgggcacgcgccggcgcctaTGCGTCTGCCCGCGTGGCGGCGGCGGAGCGCGCGgaagctgtgcgccgtgtgacgtcactgctcctcgcgcatacGCAGCACGGCACGGCTCTCCATAAGCCACGCGATACTGCTCAACCTCAGcaagtgtagctcacgctacaatatAACTGACCACGCCCGACACGATGCCGACCTCTAgatttggcccgggtcatttctAAAGTTTGCCCCGGGCCACCTGCGAAATTTTACAAGGtctatttggaccaaaatcgatgtccaacaaTAACTGAGCGTGGCCTACGCGATCGGCCTCCAAATCTGGTTCCGGCCATTGTCTAAATTTGACCTTGGCGATTTGTGAATGCTTTCACATTATTATATAGATTTAACCAAGTTCCAACCCTGTGGTGTGTCATTTCTATCAAAGGCACACAATGATGGCTTACCTTATGACCCTTGATCTTTGAACCTGAAAAGAGTGTCGTGGTGGCTCTACCgtgaggtcacgtgacatgacgtccaCGAAGGGCGCATACATAAACACCGCGTAGCCGCGCTTGACTAATTAGCCATGGAAGAAGAGTCGGGACCATCTGTCTAGCTATGCCAGGGATATCGCAGACCTTTGGGTATAACCATGGTTACACCCTGCCTAAGTTTTTATTATCTGCCTTAAAATGTGCCTGCAGCCCACGCAACTTCAAATATGATGTTTTTGTAGTTCGTATGTGAGCGTGATGAAGGATATAAGTTCAAAATATGACCCTCATTTATTAActcttttttatttaaaaaacacccATTTGATACATAAGGCGGATTAATACGTCCACCAAGCAAGCGTAGTGAAGACATTGCTTCCTGAGGTGTCTCAAGGAGCGGTCACCGCAGAAGAGAGCGTTGAGCCTGCACACAGAAAGGGGAAACGAATTGGAGGCCACACTGAAGCTCCGGCATTAGGTTTGATTtagtttatgaaggtttaacacACTAAGATATATTAATCTATGAGGGACGCTAGTGAAGGGTTCCGGCAatctcgaccacttggggttctttaacgtgccctggcaTCGCGCCgtacacaggcctctacaatttcgcctacGTCGAAGatcatgacgcgatagcgtggtTTCATTCCCTTATATGCAAAAAGTCATTCTCTCtttgacattcatagatccatgggAGTGCTCGTACTCctctggagcagtggtgcagcggttaagcgatgcgccactactcCACAATggtaggtgctcccagcagtgggccttgtgtgacctaggttgctcttctcgagcgaccaatcattctaACTACAGCCTgtcacggtggccagtttgctcacttaAGCCCCGCATAacgggcatgacgcgatagcgttaaagcccTATGCCCATTCCACACTTCACATTCatatatatccctgggagtcctcatccctaggagtcctcatacctggcgcagtggtgcggttAAGCAATtcgccactgccgtgcgatggcaggtgctaccaccgatggggcttgtgcggtccaggttgctcttttaatttaactcccaccttccgctgtggtcagtttgctcgcaatccacTGGGAAGATTGTGAGGACTCAGTAGGCCACGTCACCTAGGGTTGCTTCTGCGGGTATTTTTCGGTCACAACGCCAACGACGATTATGCCAAAGACGGCAgcgacaccgacttttctgcaGAGGAGAGCTTGACGCTGTCGTGTTCAAATTGAGGCCACTCTCTttcagtgaagaaaaaaattacgggACTCAAATGCTGCAGAAAGTATGGAAAATTTTATGGCACGTAACAACAAGCCTCCAGAACATGCTTCGTTGACCCTCTCCGGCAGGAAAGGCTGTTTCCGGTCGCTTCGAACCAATTTGTGTTGCTGCTAGAATCGGCTGAAACCAGCGGCTTCATGATGCCCCTCTAAAGGAACTACTTCCTGTACACTTGGCATCCTTCTTGGGGAAGTTAGTATTCGACTGCAGCAAATTTCATTAAAAGCACATGATCCTAATAGATACAGGTTGCAAGTGGTTATTTTGATCTTTGGAAAATAATCATGTGGACAATAATTCCTATTGTTATTCCTATTTAATTTCCGAagtggaaaataatttttaactTAAAAAATAACCAAACCGAAAAACCGAATGCTGTTTTTCatgtttatttttgtactaactaAAGTTGATAAGTGAGCATGAAAATTTCCGCTTTCAGAAATGGTTTGAATGGGCAAATGATTCCACATAAAATGCCTCTGTTACACCAGCTGCTTTTGACCTTCCGGTTCGAGCGATTATTGTAACGAACCAAATGGGGATACTCGGAGTTTAACTTGCTATTATACCTCTAACAGGAGAGATAAGGCTACTTTTTTACTACATGCCAGTAAATCGGGAAGGGGTTCAAACGGCACATCAGGATGTGAAAGAGTATTCACATGCATCAGCAAAGGTACATAGCTAAAAATAAATTACTGATCCCGGATTTAACATTTTTGTCACCCACGCAAGTTCCAACAAAATACACCTCTCCTTAGATGCTGAACAGCTATATCTTAGGTACAGTGACCTGATCCTTTTTTATGAGCAGCGATTGCATTCATAGTCTTTAACTGCTTAAATACCACCTGCCTTTATAAAGTTCAGGTACGTATGAACAAGCATTTTCTTATGAAACAACAATTTCTCCAAGGCCTCAATGGTGATATTGCCAAACTCCTTCCACTTTCCTAGTGTGCCCGGAGGCAACAATTATGAGACCGTTTCTTGGCTGGCACCAGCCTCACTTTTTGAGCGACACACACCTAAAGATTGTGCTTAGTGACACTCACAGAAATGACACTACTTGCACTGGGGAAAACCAAAGGCTCATTAACCTATGCATGAAGCATGGCTTGTCTCGTCACTGTTGTCACCACAGTGGTTGACGCCATCGCATGTCAAGTTGCTTGAGATGCAGAAGCTGTTGAGACACTCAAAGTCCTGGCAGTTAAGACCTGTAATCACAAATAATGGCAGCTGCTGAACTGctacaacaaaaacacaaaagcaGTGGTCTAACAAGTGTACGACATAATGCATGCTAGAAAGGCACTTAATGTACGCCTGAAATTGAGAAAATTATCCTTCTTTTATTGTTACCTGAAGTTCAGGAAGTCAAAAATATGTCGTTAAAGACAAATAGCGAAAACTGCTAATGAAAACGTTTATGTGCGCCGTTGACAACCGAGTGCTGCACTTGTCTTGGGATACACTGCTGCACTACTTTCAGGCTATACAAACACTGCTGTGGTGCACCGCTTTACGCAGCACAAACTACTGTGCTGTGTAAAAATCTCGGGCACCTCAGAATTTTTCCATCACGATAATTTCGGGTTTGTCTGCAAATCCATGTCACAGTGCACTTAGGAGTAACTTGCTCCAAACTGCTGTTTCTCACCGAGAGGTTGGATGTCCTTGTAGGCAGTGATGATTAGTTTGAAGCCGTTTTCTGGTGGACTTGAGTTGTCCGTGGTATACTCGAGGGTTACAAAGTTCGTAAGCGTGAAGATGGTCCCCACATCCGTGTGGGTGCTCCCACATGAAAGGTCCACCTGTGGCCGCATAGAATATGGTTACCGGAGCTCACAAAATGGCACCAGAGAAAATTCGACTGATATTTCTCTCCATTGTGAGAAATTTACAGGAGAAAAATTTTCTTACAATGTACTGATCTATGATCCTGAATGCAATCTGACATAATTTTGACATGAATGCACAATTTAGGTTTTCCTCAAGCACTCTAAAAATGTGCAGCATGCTGTATGTACACATCTTATGAGCAGAATTTCGTAGTAGTGTCCTTCTGTGTTGTCCTTAACAGGAGTGGTATGTTTGAATAAAATTGCCTAATAAGCAACAGGCTAACCCCGAAATCTAACAGCCAAGGATTCGAAGTTGTAAAATAGTGCCCTTTATCACGCAGGGTGACAGTGAAGGAcactaacaatttttttttatcgagaTGAAAATTGTTGTAGCATGAATGCAATAAGAGCACTGTGCTTGAGAACAGCACCAAGCGAATATTCCTCACAAGAATATGTTCATGacgattcattcattcatccaggAAATTTTTTGCATTTTAGCCCAACCAGAATTATTTGCGTGAATCCAACAAGAAACCAATGCAAGAGTACAGTAAATTTATGGTGTACTATGGAAAGAATTCTCATTATTAATTCCATGCAATTATATCTATGAGTGGTGCATATATCTTTTCACTATAAAATATATGATACCTCATATGAAAACTGCCCTACACACATGCAGTCATTCCTCAAGTTATTCAAGAAATATTAGCCATATCGCTGATTATCACGGGGTGCAGTTGAATGCTTAGATTCCATGCTTGAAAATTTTCggcgaaaaatgacaaataaaAAATGTTATGATAATTGCCCATAGGCCTAGGTATAACAATTTGCATTCGGAGGTGTGCTTACATGAGCTTTTTCTTAACTTCTTGTTCATTAAACCGAGAACAAGCCACATTGTTAGCTCCAGGAGAAATCATTTGTCCACAACAGATAGGAAACTAGTCGAGTAATCATTTCAATAGCACGGACTTATATAAGAAAGTAGTAATAATTCTATGATCTTACTTTTTTTCCTCTTCAGCTACAGCCGCCaatattttaatgcgaaaacactaaGGTTGTCTCACAAACATTTCCGGCTACTCTCAATAAATTCACCGATTAGTCGAGAGAGGTCAGACATTGTGACGCCATCAAAACCTGTCCACCACGGATTGTGAGAGAATTACCCTGTGTCACGAGGCAGTTATTATTTATTGGTCCAGAGGGGTTACGTGTCGTCAAAACCTGGCCACTATTGCACCTCACAACCTGGCCCCGGGTTGTCAGCTACCTTCTCAGCGTGGCAAGTGACAATGAATTCAATTCAAAGTGGTTGCCACTTTCCCACAGTGGAGCTCCGCATACCAATTAGGAGAACTCAGAAACAGCACCCTGgatctcgcaagccccaccggcaCCTGTGTGTTAAACTGCCACCTGCTGGGGCAGTAGCGCATAGCTTttaaccgctgcgccattgcACCAGAAGTAATATAAGGACCCCCCCGCGATCGCCGAGTGCTATTGACAAGGTCTTAACGTCATCAACACCACGTCACCACCAGAGGAACAATAATAAGGAATCACCAATTTCAACAATCCGAGGATCGCCAACATTTGGTAGCTGGCCAACCCCCAATTTCAAAGGACCTCCGAAATAATCGAAGCAGGCCCATCCCCCAAAAATGCATTAAAACGGACGAGCTAAGCGGGAATTAGTTGGtgaattaaggtggattagtgtaTAGGATAAGTAAAATTCCATTTGATAATCAAATTGAATGCACTGGTACATTCTAGGTGATTGATACAATCATATAAAGGCAATGGAACAGGTTCCAACCAGATTTCTGGCGGGAAAATCGCAGGGGGAACATTAGGCACTCTTTTTAGACGCCACTACAGGTAAActgaatgctttcgcatttttttaagaatgtggttaacaaGGCCTTCGGGTTCCATCCCTTGCATATGTTTACATGTTCCTTCAGGCTGGCTTCACTGCAAAGATTATCAAGGAAAAGTGACGCTAGCTTGCAAGCAATGGTATCTTCTCTACACTATTGTTGATAGGACATAGCATTTGCATAGGATATCACAGTTCTTGTAAGAGCTTTGTAAAAGAGAGGCAGGGACACTTCGATTACGCGTTTCTGCTAAAAGATATGTTCTCTACAAAACATTCATGTATGCATGCTAGTCACGGCCGTTAACTTCCGATGAACACTGTCCAAATTGTGCATGCGCGCGGCTCTAGTGACAGAAATTATATAGATGGCAAAGCAACGCATTTTTCCCTGGTTTTTAAAAACACTGAACACAAAGGAACATCCGTAAGGAGACATTCCAGCACCTTGTGATTCCCTATGGGTTGGGAGCCATCAAAAACCTTTAGATGATCGTTGCAGTCCAAGGCCAGCTTTTCAAAGCGAAGCATGAACCGCTTTAAGATGGAGTCGGTCTGGAAGACGATAAAACAGTCCCGGTTGTTCTCGCTTTCTGACGTCAGCACGGCACCGTCAATCGTCCTGAAGATAGTGTAGTGTGGGCCTGTCATGCACAGCGACGAGGTATTAACTGCaaaacataataaaataaatgTTTGCAATATAAACTCTACGTACAAattttaatatttcatttcttGCATGGGAGGCCTGAAGAAAAATGCCTCGCATATATGCAAGAAAATGCATGCATCTTTCATGATAATAATTTTAGAACAGTTCTTTTCCTCCTCTCCCGTTGCCATTCCGTCTATTCATTTTCCGTACCTGTCTCACCCAACGTTGAGGGCTTAGATAGCCTCGTACCAGCTGACGGAGTAGTTGACTTTGGCGACCCTGGCCCAGGAAATTCTCTATGCTTAATATCCTCTATGCACTGGAATTAATTTTTCTTTCTCCCTCACTCTTTCTTTCATGCATTATAAATATATTGTCGCGACAGAATTAAACTTCATATAATGCGTTGCCGTACCTGCGTTCGCCGCAAAAGTGGCAGACTGGTCAAGAGGACAATTCAGTTAATCGGTTTTCTAGTGAACAAAATTCGCCTCTTTTCAGACGTCTTCCATAACTGGAGTTACTATGCCGCATACAGCATCTGTTTTCCTCAAAAAACCCATTTTAAAAAATTAGTAGCAGGCTTCCCAGAACTACCTCGTATATCTGCGATTGACGCATCCGCAAACTGCGTGCATAGCTTAATCGGTTCAAATGTGCACATCAGTGGATTCACAAGCAGAACCCATGTATCAAGGCACATGAAATCACGCTCATTTGTCTATTAACCGGCAACGATGCACTTTCGACGCCGTTTCGTTAGAAACattcatacttggcagcgcaaaaaaacgaggacaaaagcgaacgaggaggcaCAACACAAAGAAAGGGGCGACGGTCTGAAATTCACATTTGAATTACCACAATCAGGCTCCATCCAGTTCCTAGACCTGAGGATTGATTGCCACgcgagtggtgtgtgctgggagtatcgcccacgaacggaaaagcccctcctcaatcacagttctggtcattcgaaattggtaaaagccggcattgctacttcttgcctaaaagcttctctctcaaaatcctgctcccacaaggttggaacaagcttcctgggacaaacgcgcaggttaaaggaagcaggttttcctgatcaGACTCTGGCTAGGGTCACTGAAAGGATCTTAGCCAGGTCAGGCAGGCCCCCAGTCATCGCGAAAGAGAACGGTGCGGAAAAACGattggtaggaatcccctacgtgcacggcatttcacagcgcctaagaaaagtgggggcgaggtacggggcgaaagttgttttcaccgcgaaaaacaaactcggtggtgtgtgcagtgctgtgcgcaaaaagattgagcatggtggtaaccgcgcagtgaatgattgcacgatagcccgcagaaagaggctcacagattgcgacacatgtgttgtgtatcgcaTTCGACTttcatgtggtaagaattacatcggccagactggtagatgtatcaatgagcgcctagtggaacaccgcagatctctaaaaggtgctgtgtcctccaacctcgctttgcactgcagggattgcaaagattgctttcttcaccttgacaggacaagtatcttgttcaggcacaaagataTGGCATGCCGGAagctgatagaagcttacttgattaagaaagagagagaaacgtgtgccgcatcaccgtcggtcagcctgcaggataaggaagttccttttctgcgcagtttcttgggggcaagtagacagtacggggagttggcctgatgtgattgaatttggttttcctgttgctgtggtgttccttatcacgcaggaatgaaatgtcattgatttctttgtgcaccggttgtggcggttccttttgttgtttttgtgttttatcacgcctataaagcttcctttcagtgaataaaagttcagttgatagtacTGCTAATGTGTTGTGTCtcttcgttcgcttttgtccttgtttttttgcgctgccaagtatgaatccacaccaactagcccaactttctgttcttatcgTTAGAAACGAAGGCTCTGCACTATGTAGCAGCAAGAAAGACAGTTCCGAAAACGTACATTCGGGCAGGAATTAAACGCCATGCATGCATTCTCTGTACTTTTCTACTTTTCAGCGAGATATTTCTTTACAACTTGTTTACGAATCTCTACTTCGGTAGACGCTTTAAAGAGACTCATGAATCAGGCCAGTTGCTTGCTACAGCTGAAAGCACAGAGGTGAAATGAATTGGTTTTTGAtatgttttttgggggaaaggaactggcgcagtatctgtctcatatatcggcggacacctgaaccgcgccgtaagggaaggaataaaggagggagtgaaagaagaaagaaggaggtgccgtagcggagggctccggaaaaatttcgaccacctgtagatccttaacgggcactgacatcgcacagcacacgggcgccttagcgtttcgcctccataaaaacgctgccaccgcggtcgggttcaaacccctgtagtccggctcagtagccgagcgccctaactactgagccaccgcagcgggtaaaagAGGTTAAATATTTTGACTTGTTCACAGGCGCTGTTTGCGTTTCATTTCATCCTGACTGTGCACGCCCCAATCGCGATGCCATTTTGACTCAGCTAGCTTTAAAAAAACGCATTAAACGAATGTAATTCACGTTTCCTATTATTATTATCGCTCCCGGCGTTAGCCAGTAGAGAACTGGGATTAATCGCCTCACATGCGCGCAGTTCCCAATTCTTGTCACAAGCAAGGCCGCCTGATTTTGAGCGGAGCACAGCAGCTGGGTGACAGCCTGCAACGGCGTTGCGTGGGTGATCACCTTTCCCATCACCAGCGTTCTTTTTATAGGGGCCCGGAGGATCGACAGAGCCGTGCACATTCATGAGACACACTAATGGCGCATGCATTGCGCCGCACGGTGGCTAGTGCGGAGTAGAGCTCTCTTATGCGCAGATACTCACAGTACTTGTTCGGGTCCGCGAAGGCGCGGTGCATGCATATGAACAGCGATAGCAGCAGAAACGGAATCACGGCGAACGACCTGTGGACTCGCTGGATGTTGGACATGATCAGTCTTGCCTGCGGATCACGTAATGTCGGCTTTTCCTCACGCCGAGCCACAGCCTCTTCGGCTCGCCTCCACACGCGATAGCACTCCTCGCACCATATATGGCAAGCCGACGCTTTCCGCCAACGGATGGCGCcgcgggcaggggggggggggtctatgaTTAGCGACTCTCCTTCGACGGTCGCAGGCGCTGCCTAATCGCGCCATTAAAAATACTGCGCCCCACTCGGGGTATACGAACGGCAGACTGGTATATCTGACCGGAAATGTATCCGGCAACTGCAGCGCTGAATCGTGCGATAGCGTTCGCGTGCAACTTGTGCCTTccaaagcagcaagcagaaactCTAGCAGCAGGGACCTCGGAACAGGGGAAGgggcaaaggggggggggggggggtcgacgcCCCTCCCCCCTTCTCTTCACCCGGTCTCCAACTGCTCGCGCTCAGATAAAAGCTTCAGTTCAAGTACTTAATTATCCTAAATAACAGTGTGCCTGAGCCAGTTGGCTTCGTAGGCAGTCGCAAAGCATTTGTTTGAGTAAGCTAAACAAGTCATGTCCTTACAGAAGTCGTTGGCTGTCTCATCtgtgttcatgagcatgattaaaCGAACTGAAAAAGCAGAATTGGCAACAGCGTCAGCACTTAGTGCGTACCTAATCCCGTCAAActtttgtttttcggaaactgCTTGCTCTTTGTTCTCCTTTCGTTGAAGGATTGTTGTGCAAAATGGCGCGCACGACACAGACAGAGATAGCCGCGCTGAGAGCCGTGACCGACGCGTCAAAACGTCGGAAGTTAAGGAAACTTTAACGTTCATAAATAAGGGATATGAATAATTCGAAAAGCAGCTTAACGCAGTTCTGGAGGAAAACAAGGAATTATAAAAAAAGAGCGTCTTCACGAAACATGAACAGAGAATGAAGGAGTATAACTACACTTGAAAGTAAACTTGTGCAGTGCGAGCAGTCTTCGCGACGGTGCAAGTTGGAAGTAAAGGGAATAAAGCGTATCAAGAGAACCTTGAGACGATTGTACGGAAAGTGCGCTTTGCCGTAGGTGAAGCGTTATCTTCTGCGGACATCGAGACCTGTCATCGGGTGCCAACACAGGGCACAGATGCATCGAACTTTAGTGTGCAGTTCAGAAGCCTCAAGCTAAGTTACTGTGATCTCGGAAAGGCCAGGAAACAATGCCTCACAAATGACTCATTTATATTGGCGCCTTGCACAATCCAAGCTGAAAACCCTCCTCTTAGCGATTATCGTCGTCTTTTTGTCAGTGAGCCCTTATGTCCTTGTCTGAAAGAGCTTCGGTCCTTGTACATCGCAAAAAAGCCCCAGTTTCACTGGCAATATGTATGGACAGGAAATGGGCATATCTCTGAATGTAAGACGGAGGGTATTGAGTCAGTTCAGATAATTCCTTCTAAGTTCTCGAAAACCTCATAAGGAACATCGTCATGTTCAGGCGCAGTTTTGCCACTCGCTTCTTCAATAGCAGCCAAAAACTCTAATTTGGTAAATGCTGCCGTTATCCCCGTTTTATCAACCGCGT includes:
- the LOC144111985 gene encoding uncharacterized protein LOC144111985 isoform X1, encoding MSNIQRVHRSFAVIPFLLLSLFICMHRAFADPNKYFNTSSLCMTGPHYTIFRTIDGAVLTSESENNRDCFIVFQTDSILKRFMLRFEKLALDCNDHLKVFDGSQPIGNHKVDLSCGSTHTDVGTIFTLTNFVTLEYTTDNSSPPENGFKLIITAYKDIQPLGLNCQDFECLNSFCISSNLTCDGVNHCGDNSDETSHASCIGSTLSSAVTAP
- the LOC144111985 gene encoding uncharacterized protein LOC144111985 isoform X2: MSNIQRVHRSFAVIPFLLLSLFICMHRAFADPNKYFNTSSLCMTGPHYTIFRTIDGAVLTSESENNRDCFIVFQTDSILKRFMLRFEKLALDCNDHLKVFDGSQPIGNHKVDLSCGSTHTDVGTIFTLTNFVTLEYTTDNSSPPENGFKLIITAYKDIQPLGLNCQDFECLNSFCISSNLTCDGVNHCGDNSDETSHASCIG